The region CGCTATCATGCCTAAAATGTTTGTAATTCCTCCAAGGAAGCCACCTCCCCCTTGTTGCTGCTGTGGCTGAGGAGGAGGCACAGAGTAGCCCACTCCTCCGTTTGGAACTGCAGTGGGGGTAGCTCCAGGTGGCAGTGCGTCCACAGTGTGCACATAAGACTTGTACTGGTTTCCTCCACGCTTCTGGTTCAGCAGGGCTGGCACCAGCTTGTGGTCTTCTCTTATGTTTCTAGCTCCCAGAACGGTGAAGACCATGTCTGGGGCTTTGATGTTGCCACCCTTTTTGGCCACATGCAAAAAAGCGTCTTTGGTGGGATGCCTGTCGTAGAGAGGAGAGTCTTCGTCTGAATCGCTTTCTTTGCTACTCAAAGGTTCCAGAGGGTCTGAACCAACAGTGTCCTTTGTCCCTCTCATGGAGCTCAGAGCAGTGATGACTTGTCCATGCAGCTCTCTTTTTCTCATGTTGTCGTCGTCGCCAGTGAAGTCTATTGGCAGCACTTTGACACTCTTGCTCTGGTCTGCGTTCTGGGAACTGGTGCCAATCATGCCAGTGAAGGGCTGTCCGTCGTTTGTGTGATGTGCGTCTAGGGTGATGAAGTACAGGTCTGTCTCTTTTCCACTCTCGCAAAGTTTGTGAGAGAGGTTCATGACATTGCTGGCAATTTTGACTGCAGATTTGTCCTTTTCGTCTACCTGAAGAAGGTCAGGCCCCGGGGTCTTTTTGTCAGAGTGGTCTTCACTGGTGGGGTCGTGCTTCTCCTTGACATGTTGTGCATGTTCTGGAGTTATCATGTTTCTTTGAGTGGCAAAGTGCCTCATTCCAGTGTGTCTCAGGTCCACATACAAGTGGTCCTTTTTAGACCTTATGGGTTTGGCAGGAGAGAGGTCATCTTTGCTGGCCTTTGCTTCTCTGGCTGCCAACAGTTGCTCCAGCAGCTGCCTTCTTTTCTCTTTTGATGAGTGAGACATGGTCTTTAATTAGAATAGTGTTCTTTAATTGGAAATAAACAATGTCACACAGAGGAGGTAGAGGAGCTCATGGCAGGTGTGCTAGTTACAGACCCACCGGACCAGACGGAAGGCCCAAGAAGCACGTTTTAGACGGACCAACAAAAGACGGAAAGGATCCGAGGAGGACTTACGTTCCAGGTGGAAAGAACGAAAGTGCcgaagaaaaaaaaaaaagaagggaggaagagagaaagagagaAAAGGAGCAGGAAAGAAAGGAAGACAGAGAAAGAATGGCAAGAAACCAGAGAGCTGGACTGGACGACGACGGCGAGCCTAGAGCCAAGCGACCCACTGGAGGGGCTGACAATTACCAAGAGCCTTTTGAATTTAACAACCCTGCTACTCCAACAGGGGCAACTCCCGAAGGTGGTGACGAAGAcatgggtggtggtggtggtgaagACGAACCTAACCCTTTTCAAGAGGACCCAGAGGATACACCTTCGGCACCAGAGCCTGGAGACAGGACTGGCAAAAACTGGGGGTATGGGCAGTATGCTCCCTTTTCAGCCAGTGCCTATACAAACTATGCAAGCAAGACAAACAACACCACAGAGAGGAGACACAGGCAAGGAGAGCTGATCACCTACCTCAGGGGAGCCGCTGCAGAGCTGATAGAAACTCCAGACGATTTTACACGACTGCCCATGATAGTGTCTCAGACTTCTCCCACAAAGTGGCCACAGCCCTACAATGGAACCCTGAACGAACTGTGCAAGAAATGTGGTTTTGCACCAAACAACATGGTGAAGATCAGGCACACCACTGGCTATGCCAAAGTCCGAGGACAAGCGACTCCTGGAGGAGTCACCATTGATGCAGGAAAGTATCAAGGCAGAAGAGCAGTGTTGCCTGGACAGGGATACACTTCCAGAGCTTACAACTTGCTCTACAGCTACAAGAGCTTGACTGTCACCATGACAAAGGTGGTCACCAAAAAGGGTGTGCAGATTGGCCGAATTGGAGGCAAACCTCACCATGGAGCCTTCCTCATCACGACTGACTGGTTGACTTACAACCTGTACAACATCTATAACACCCAGATAGACAACAGGCCTGGAGACATATTTGACCTCATCTACTTCTTCAATCAAGCCACCAGAGGACTGGAAGAGAGAGGTTCTCCGATACAGGTGTCCATAGAGGAAGGCAATGCTTTTGCTTTTGCATCCAAAGCTGCCTACCCTTCAGCTGGGCAGAGAAGCCTTCCACTACATGACCAAGCTCAAAGAAAGGAATCCAGACCAGTACCAGAAACTTCTGACCGACCCAGACCTCAAAAGGTTCTATGTCGACGGATGGGGAAGTGTGGACCTGAACACTGGCAAGAAAATAGACGATCAACATTATTAGTGACGTAATAACTGTGTATATAAgcagtggtgtgtgtgtgtgctgatcATAATTGTTTTCATTGAACTTTAAACATGACCACTCAACTGAAAACCGATGTTGCTCAACTCTTGAATCACGATATTGTTGTTTCAGCCGACAATGTCAAGTCTATGCTGGCCCATATCTGCAACCCTAAGTTCTTTGTCAGAGCTGAGACAGAAATAGAGAAGTTCCAAGTCGAGATGATACCAGAGTGTGAAGCCTCCGAACTGAACAATCAGCTGTACTGTGAGCTTTCTCACTTTGAGTGCCCGGTGGAACTCTACTACAAAGCTTTCACTTTGATCAGAGCCAACACTGTCAAGGTCCTTAGCCGAACTCCAGCTGCACGCATGCTCAAGAACCTGGTCAAAAGCAAACACTCTGAGCTGGACATATTGGACATCTTGCTCTATGCTTCTGTCTTTGGTCCTGCCAAGTCTCTGGAACTCAAACAAGCTTTCGAGGAAGAGGTTGCAACTTTGTCCAgtcctgcagagatagaagaCAAAATCATTGTTGGAATGGGAAAAGACACTTCGGAATTCATTGAGTCCAATGGATGGAGCTATCAGCTGCATCCCGAAAAGCTTGGTCAGAAGAGGCCTGCCGTTTACGAAGAGCCTACTCCCTCTCCAGAGGCTAAGCGGAGTCGCACCGACGAAGATGCTCTGAGAGAAAGCAAAACTGCCAGCACGGCTTTCTTGGACTCCATCAACTCGCTGGACACCACTGCCTTTGACAAACTAATCAGAATGGGAGTGTTCAAGAGTCAGTGGGGCTACAATGGCTACAGCAAAGTGATGGGAACCAACCTGCTTGCAAAAGGCTCTCAGCAAGAAGATGTGAGAAAGACCCTGTCCAGGATCTTTGTCTTGGTGAATTACTGTGACACATTTGACGAGTTTATCCAGAAACTCACCAGCTGCATTTTCTCTGAGAACGTTGCCGGACAAAGAATTGGCCAGTTGATTGGACATGGAGGAGGACTGTTTGACATGTTTTGCAAGTATAATGGTCCTAAGGGAGAGATGGCAAACGAGAAAGCCAAGCTGTTCAAGAAGCCCCAGCCTGGAGTGACTGTTGAAGATCAAGTGCAAACAATGTTTTCTAAAGCCCCTCAAGTGGCAGTGGTGGAGACAGTAGGAGTGGGCGGACTTTTCGATTAGATTAGTATATATTGTGCATGATTGACAGTTATTTGCTATGTGATTTGTGCAAACATGAATTTTGACAACTGTGAACTCCAGTACTTGATAAATAATGGCCTTGTGCTGAAGCTCCCTACTCTAGACAATGTGGAAGCATATCTGAACACTTACTACTTGGAGCCAACTGACGTGCTTTTTCTCACCAAATACGACTATGTCCAGTACAATCCAGACTATGCTCTTTTCAGAAGACAGCATCTCACCAATGCTCAAATAGACGAAGCTTACGATAAAACCAGCAAAGAGTGCTTGATGGACACAATGGAGAAGACTGGAATAAATGTCAACCCCATGACTTACAAAGAAACAGACATGTGGTGTGTCACCTTTCCTGCTTGCCCTCCCTGCTCTTTGGC is a window of Halichondria panicea chromosome 13, odHalPani1.1, whole genome shotgun sequence DNA encoding:
- the LOC135346562 gene encoding uncharacterized protein LOC135346562 produces the protein MSHRGGRGAHGRCASYRPTGPDGRPKKHVLDGPTKDGKDPRRTYVPGGKNESAEEKKKRREEERKREKEQERKEDRERMARNQRAGLDDDGEPRAKRPTGGADNYQEPFEFNNPATPTGATPEGGDEDMGGGGGEDEPNPFQEDPEDTPSAPEPGDRTGKNWGYGQYAPFSASAYTNYASKTNNTTERRHRQGELITYLRGAAAELIETPDDFTRLPMIVSQTSPTKWPQPYNGTLNELCKKCGFAPNNMVKIRHTTGYAKVRGQATPGGVTIDAGKYQGRRAVLPGQGYTSRAYNLLYSYKSLTVTMTKVVTKKGVQIGRIGGKPHHGAFLITTDWLTYNLYNIYNTQIDNRPGDIFDLIYFFNQATRGLEERGSPIQVSIEEGNAFAFASKAAYPSAGQRSLPLHDQAQRKESRPVPETSDRPRPQKVLCRRMGKCGPEHWQENRRSTLLVT
- the LOC135346430 gene encoding uncharacterized protein LOC135346430 produces the protein MSHSSKEKRRQLLEQLLAAREAKASKDDLSPAKPIRSKKDHLYVDLRHTGMRHFATQRNMITPEHAQHVKEKHDPTSEDHSDKKTPGPDLLQVDEKDKSAVKIASNVMNLSHKLCESGKETDLYFITLDAHHTNDGQPFTGMIGTSSQNADQSKSVKVLPIDFTGDDDNMRKRELHGQVITALSSMRGTKDTVGSDPLEPLSSKESDSDEDSPLYDRHPTKDAFLHVAKKGGNIKAPDMVFTVLGARNIREDHKLVPALLNQKRGGNQYKSYVHTVDALPPGATPTAVPNGGVGYSVPPPQPQQQQGGGGFLGGITNILGMIAPLVGMFL
- the LOC135346579 gene encoding uncharacterized protein LOC135346579, giving the protein MTTQLKTDVAQLLNHDIVVSADNVKSMLAHICNPKFFVRAETEIEKFQVEMIPECEASELNNQLYCELSHFECPVELYYKAFTLIRANTVKVLSRTPAARMLKNLVKSKHSELDILDILLYASVFGPAKSLELKQAFEEEVATLSSPAEIEDKIIVGMGKDTSEFIESNGWSYQLHPEKLGQKRPAVYEEPTPSPEAKRSRTDEDALRESKTASTAFLDSINSLDTTAFDKLIRMGVFKSQWGYNGYSKVMGTNLLAKGSQQEDVRKTLSRIFVLVNYCDTFDEFIQKLTSCIFSENVAGQRIGQLIGHGGGLFDMFCKYNGPKGEMANEKAKLFKKPQPGVTVEDQVQTMFSKAPQVAVVETVGVGGLFD